The sequence CAGTTGTGTAGCTTTACACTAACTAGGCAACACACGAGCAGTAGAAGCGATGAAGAACCTCACTTTTagatttgattcgatttgtTTAAACAAACTTGGCAACACATGAGAGAAAGAGGTAAAAGCTGTTGTGATCAAAACACACTCCTAAAGTGATTTCTAAGAAGTAAACAGAATATATGTTCAAGTAATCATCCGTGACAGTTACAGTCGCTCCCCTTGCTCACGAGCAATAGAAGCCGAGAGGATTCCAAGGTCTCGATTGAGAACAGTTAATGCGGCTTCACACTCGGACACAATTCTAGTTACAGAAGACGGCTCTCCAGCTACTGTTCCCGATGATCCAATCGACAGTGCTGCATGCGAGTCTCTTAGGTTCTTCAAGTTCCCTAGGAACTGTCACCAAACAACAACACACAGCTCATTTCTTTTCAACTTGGGAGAGCTACTCAATTTTGATAGAAGGAGACATCAAGGATTCAAGGGTTACCTTCAGAAGCATATTGTATGCCTCCAGTAAACGGTTCGCAGCAGGACCAAACCCATGGAGCTGAGGCACTTCCATCATGTGAGTCCATGGACGGATCTCCTGCAGGTAAGGATACAACAGTTCATTTTCCAATTTCAGGAAAAGCCAAGTCAAATCATagcagattttttttatatgtgcAGTATAAGAAACTTCTGTACTCTTGACATTTTAGTGTCAGCTTATCTAGGTTGATAGGGAGAGATCACGAAAACACAGTACCTTTGTGTAGATTGTGTTGAACGCTCTAGCAGTTTCAAGAAACGATTCCAAACGAGCCCTTAGTTCAGATTCCACTTCTGCATATTCTTCGTCCGGGTTGTAGGCAtgctaaaaaaagaaaagacatgTTTTTTCTTATACAATCTGGATCTTATGTCAACATATATTTGAATCCAGCATTATATTCAATGgaggacaacaacaacaacatgacTGTTGCCTCCTATTAACAAGTCAACATGACTGTTTCGACTCTGATGAAACAGCATATTGGTCTAGGGAGTCATGCCGTTCACAGCTAATACAAAAAATTTCGATATGGAGCAACCAAAACGCACCTTTGCAGCCAAATCATCGACTTTTTGCTGAAGATTAGAGAGAATCTTGGCCTGTTCTGAAAGTTTTGTCTCCAGTTCTGAAACATCTGGTCTGCAAATAACATTGATTAAGGTGCATAATGTCACTACATCTGCTAATATATGAAACCTCTGAGACCAGCTAGATCTGAAAGCATAATTCAAGGATGATTTTGAAAACATGGGTCAAGGGATATAACTAATTGGCTCCAAACAATAAAACATTGGTAAAGCCATCTAACAGGACTCATAGTAGTTCATACGTTAGTTTATATCTTCAGTTCCTCTGAGGCAAACACACAATAACTAAATAACTACAAAGGGAACTATAAGTTGGAGATACAATAGTTCTTACAAAGGATATATTGACTGGATCTGCACATCAGCAGGGAACAGTTTGCATTCCTCAGAAAAAATCAGAGACTGTCTCTCTGCAATAGCATCAATGAGCTGAATATCTTTCGCAACCTGCTCATCAATACTGAAGAATAAGCAGAATCATTTGTTATGCCCGAATCAGGATCAAGAAAGACTAAAAAAATTGCAGACAGACATAGTAATATGAACAACCTCCATTCAGGATTATCAGAGAAGAGGCTTGCCTCCACTAAATCAACAATATTGCGAAGCATTTCCATTCGATCTTCATAGGTTCCATGTCCCTTAAAACAATGATAAGGCATTATGATCGCATCTTGAAAAAGTTTAgatttacaaaacaaaagaaaagttcattggtggataacttaaacaATGCCTGGACTTTGACAAATCATGGAACTCACACAAACATAGTAAAATGCCCCCAACAAGTTAAGATATACAAAGAGAGTGTAAGTAACCATTTAAAAAGAAGCAGCTTACTTGAATGGCTTCTATATCTACTGTTGGTGTGAAGCCCAGAAACTTTGCTATCTCTGCCAAATCTGAAAACAAGAAGAAGCTCACATAAACAAACTCTTCCTAGGAGAAACGAAATACCAATGGAAGCAAGCACCATAGTCTATAGTAGCTCAAGAGATAACTGAAAGGCATACACTGAATACGAAcagtttcttcatcacgaacTCCAGCATCTCCCTGAAGATTTTGCTGAGAGAAAGGAGACTTATCACCTAACAACCTCCaagaaaccaaaaacaaaaaaaagaacaatacTTTCACTCTGTTcgcaaaaaaaagaagctaactTTCGAGTTTGATTGACTTTAAAATCTAGAGACTGTTCCGCATTGTTCTGGATTAAGCAGATGCGTAAAGTTGGAAAAGGGAAGAGAGATAATACTTGAAGAAGAGCCATTCGAGAAGAGCATAACGTTCCATCCCGGCGAAGAGGAGAGActgagcaggagcatttgcccTTGGGTAACTCAGTACCGCGAGCTTCTTCTGTATCTCCTCCATCTGCTTCGCCGCCATTTTATACTCTTTCCCGGCGACGGCTTCTACACCGATCGAATCTCGAGATCTGACAGAGACTTGCCTCCTTGGTTTCTCTCCAAACTCAAATATAACCTAATTTACCAAACTGCCCTGGCTTTCATCTCCACCGTATTATTAATGAACTAGATATTGACCCGCCCTCGAGAGTGCgggtatatgttttgtttttaaatttttttgtctaatataatttatatggtTGTGTGTTTGTagaatcatatttttgtatgatatgaatttaatagaatagataatttttgtaagtatattaaataaatcaagttccatatgtatttgtgtctttccttatatcatatatgtatttttttgtaatcatatttgtgtttttatatgtgatcatatattcatattataGACTACATGTAGGGATAAGAGTTCAGGTTCGATTCCGACTATTCAGATATTGGTCTTTAGATGAGAGTTTAAAACCTATttggatatttataaattttagttcggattcagtTTGGATCATTACGGGTTCAGTTCAAATATGgatattcatttaaattatgtaaaaatattaaaatacaaatataccATAAATTCTATTAATTGTGCGACTGGTTtttccgctaccacccgcaaacgctgcttttgcggttggtagcggttgtcggcggtttgcaacaatcactcaaatcgctctaaaccgcttcaacccgctccgaatctcataaattcaaaagctggctccagctaccgtttgcggttgcggacggttgcgggaggataatttttttcctttttttaaatcaatatatatacaaaagtaaaaatgtttaataaaaaatttaaaattaaaattataaaaatattaaaatatatctattatattttaattaatattataaaattttataataaaaaaaaattcaataaattttcaaaaatttacgggtgaaagtaaaaatatttaataaaaaatattaattaaaataaagaatcCGAGTAATAGTTGGGATTATGTTAGGAAAAATGAAATACATGAACTTCATCGAAAAAATTGTTGGGATTTGAACAGTAAAAATAATGGTGGTTACATAACAAAAATAAGATATATGGATACATTTACAAAAAGTGGTGGTTGCCGATCATTAGGCACTTTAAGTGGGgggttacataatatatatatatatttcattgcaGTTATATTAAAAAGGtatgtattattaaaatttaagttggacataactttttatcaatgggtcacactgctgttttaatagaatagataacaaaaacattttaaCCACGGTTGATTTCTTAACTTTAATTTTGGGTAACTtttgatcaaaaataaaataaaaaaaatttgggtaACTTTTTGTAATACCATATCTAATATTTGTTTAGGCCTATTGAAAGGGAGTTTCAtatctaataagaaaaaaaatccatttttatttgtgagaaaaaaaaatcatttcctTCCTTGTATATCGTTatgtttattttcttattatttgcaAATTGCAAGTCATTTCTTTGTCAACTGaacaatatttattatttttgtattagttattataattaagtcttatttaatttcaaaatttgctgttttcttatatatataaaaaggacACTGAAAAGGTGAAAGAAAAACTGGTCTTCAGGACAGGACAGCTCAGGTCCTCTTGCTGCTGCA is a genomic window of Brassica napus cultivar Da-Ae chromosome A2, Da-Ae, whole genome shotgun sequence containing:
- the LOC106432525 gene encoding AUGMIN subunit 7, encoding MAAKQMEEIQKKLAVLSYPRANAPAQSLLFAGMERYALLEWLFFKLLGDKSPFSQQNLQGDAGVRDEETVRIQYLAEIAKFLGFTPTVDIEAIQGHGTYEDRMEMLRNIVDLVEASLFSDNPEWSIDEQVAKDIQLIDAIAERQSLIFSEECKLFPADVQIQSIYPLPDVSELETKLSEQAKILSNLQQKVDDLAAKHAYNPDEEYAEVESELRARLESFLETARAFNTIYTKEIRPWTHMMEVPQLHGFGPAANRLLEAYNMLLKFLGNLKNLRDSHAALSIGSSGTVAGEPSSVTRIVSECEAALTVLNRDLGILSASIAREQGERL